GCGGATTAATGAGCTGTCTAACTGTCAGATGGCCAGCCATTGGATTTCCACACTGGAAGACATTGATCGGCAGCTTCAGGAAGCAACATTTCCCGTCAAAGAAGTGATCATCGTTACCGACCTGTGGGCCGCTGGCTGGACGGTCGAAGTCCGCGATCTGTTTGACCGCTGGTCGCAGGAACAAGTCACCGTACGGTTCATCGATATTGGAGAAGAACCTGCGGGCAACCGGGTATTGCATTCACTGGAACTGGACAGCCGGATTGCGCTGGTGGATCAGGAAGTCAAATTGACGGCGGTGATTGAGAACGCCGGGGGAGAACCGCTGAAGTCGGGACAGGCGTTGCTGACCGTTGATGGAAATGTGACGCCGGTGACACTACCTGAAATTCCGGCTGAAAAAACCGTCAATGTTCCGGTGAGTGTGCGCTTTGATCAGGCCGGGCAGCATGTCGTTTCGTTGAGTATTCCTAACGATCAGCTTTTGGAAGATAACATTCAGCACAAAATTATCAACGTGCGTCAAATGGTCGATGTAGTGCTCGTCGATGGAGAGCCGGGACTGAATCCGTTTGAAAGTGAGACCGATTTTCTGGCGTTGGCACTGTCCGCCGGGAATTCTAACTGGCAGGTGACGCAGGCGGAAAGTTCGACCTGGAAGACTCAACTGCTCACGGCTCCCGATTTGATCGTGCTGGCGAACGTCGATCAATTGTCGAAAGAACGTGTTAAGGAGCTGGAAGAACTGGTATCGCTGGGAACGGGTTTGATGATTTTCGCCGGCGATCAATGCGATCTGGAATTGTATAACGAGAGACTCTTCAAAGGGGGTAAAGGTCTCCTCCCCGCCCGGATCCATAAGATTAAAGATTTATCGTCACAAGGGCTGGTGATCGAGCCGATTGCCGATTCGCCCATTGAGATGCTGAAAGGACTCACACCAGAACTGTTGAGCCGGGTCCGGCCCCGCCGCTTTGCGGATGTGACCCTCGATCCCAACGCAGACCAGCAGCAGGTACGCGTGCTGGCACGGTGGAATGATGCGCAGCAGTCGCCAGCGGTGCTTGAGAAACGGTTTGGTGAGGGGCGCGTGTTGTTCTGGACAACCACTGCAGACAAAAGCTGGAGCGACTGGCCGGCGGAAGCGAGTTTTGTGCTGGCGATGCGTGTCGCGGCACAGGAGATTGCGGCGGAGATTCAGCGTGGTGAGAATTTAATCGCGGGGGAGCCGATTCACTTTGAACTGGAAACAGTCACCCCACCCAAATCGGGTGATTTACTTTGGCTGGATCGGGAGTTGAGCCCGCGTGAGATTACTTTCGGGACGATCGATGAAACAAAAACGATGTTGAGTTCCGCCCCGATTCGCTTTGCGGGAGTGGTGGAAGCGACGTGGCAGGATACGCAGCTTGGTGACCAGTCACAGAAGTTTGCGATTAACGCCAATGTGGAAGATTCTCTGCAGAAAAAACTGAATGAGCAAGCCTTGCAGCAGTTTTTAGGGCGCATGCCGTTAAAGTTGATTCGCTACCAGGGGAAAGAAATGGACCTGTCCACAGACGGGACCGAATTGTGGCGGTATCTGGCGGTGTTGTTACTGGGA
This genomic interval from Gimesia alba contains the following:
- a CDS encoding BatA domain-containing protein — protein: MQFLAPLLLTGTVLASAPIIIHLLNRRRFIRVDWAPMEYLKLTLKTNKRRLRLEQWLLLAIRTLAVLALFLAVARPISSGTNLAGFLAVEGRASRVIVIDDSLSMSYQTGEQPAFERAKNAARQVLNQLGPQDSVSVVLASNPAQPLVRMSHLEENETNKLIARINELSNCQMASHWISTLEDIDRQLQEATFPVKEVIIVTDLWAAGWTVEVRDLFDRWSQEQVTVRFIDIGEEPAGNRVLHSLELDSRIALVDQEVKLTAVIENAGGEPLKSGQALLTVDGNVTPVTLPEIPAEKTVNVPVSVRFDQAGQHVVSLSIPNDQLLEDNIQHKIINVRQMVDVVLVDGEPGLNPFESETDFLALALSAGNSNWQVTQAESSTWKTQLLTAPDLIVLANVDQLSKERVKELEELVSLGTGLMIFAGDQCDLELYNERLFKGGKGLLPARIHKIKDLSSQGLVIEPIADSPIEMLKGLTPELLSRVRPRRFADVTLDPNADQQQVRVLARWNDAQQSPAVLEKRFGEGRVLFWTTTADKSWSDWPAEASFVLAMRVAAQEIAAEIQRGENLIAGEPIHFELETVTPPKSGDLLWLDRELSPREITFGTIDETKTMLSSAPIRFAGVVEATWQDTQLGDQSQKFAINANVEDSLQKKLNEQALQQFLGRMPLKLIRYQGKEMDLSTDGTELWRYLAVLLLGCLISESMLATWIGRRR